Proteins found in one Aquibium microcysteis genomic segment:
- a CDS encoding TRAP transporter substrate-binding protein, whose translation MAALSAGIALAAGSAMAQDKIVMRIAHNMPEAHSYALWLGKFKEVLEEKLPGRFDVKVFPAAQLGTETEYLESMQIGTLDGAILGRHGQIDQRLDVLNLPMIYRDDAHVDAVLHSGSDVQKRLDDILFERGYKVLAWGELGFRYITTNGKEIRNASDLQGLDIRVPNVQPWLTAFKAWGANPTPLPFEEVYSALQQGVVSAQENPPENIWTSKFYEVQKTMSLTGHANIPTEFVLARSYWEKLPEDTREIVLEAARAGSLIQVAAARQANADLVGKLEASGLKIIRDIDKESFRAGAEESYKASEATIGRDLIDAVLQAK comes from the coding sequence GTGGCTGCCCTGTCGGCAGGCATCGCGCTTGCGGCCGGTTCCGCCATGGCGCAGGACAAGATCGTCATGCGCATCGCGCACAATATGCCGGAGGCGCACAGCTACGCGCTCTGGCTCGGCAAGTTCAAGGAAGTGCTCGAGGAGAAGCTGCCGGGCCGGTTCGACGTCAAGGTGTTCCCCGCGGCCCAGCTGGGCACGGAAACCGAGTATCTCGAATCCATGCAGATCGGCACGCTGGACGGCGCGATCCTGGGTCGCCACGGCCAGATCGACCAGCGCCTCGACGTCCTGAACCTGCCGATGATCTATCGCGACGACGCGCATGTCGACGCCGTGCTGCACAGCGGCAGCGACGTGCAGAAGCGCCTCGACGACATCCTGTTCGAGCGCGGCTACAAGGTCCTCGCCTGGGGCGAACTCGGTTTCCGCTACATCACCACCAACGGCAAGGAAATCCGCAACGCCTCCGACCTGCAGGGCCTCGACATCCGCGTGCCCAACGTCCAGCCCTGGCTGACCGCCTTCAAGGCCTGGGGCGCCAACCCGACCCCGCTGCCGTTCGAGGAGGTCTACTCCGCGCTGCAGCAGGGCGTCGTCAGCGCTCAGGAGAATCCGCCGGAGAACATCTGGACCTCGAAGTTCTACGAGGTGCAGAAGACGATGAGCCTCACCGGCCACGCCAACATCCCGACCGAGTTCGTGCTGGCGCGCAGCTACTGGGAAAAACTGCCGGAAGACACCCGCGAAATCGTGCTCGAGGCGGCACGGGCGGGAAGCCTGATCCAGGTCGCCGCGGCACGCCAGGCCAACGCGGATCTGGTCGGCAAGCTCGAGGCCAGCGGTCTGAAGATCATCCGCGACATCGACAAGGAATCGTTCCGCGCCGGCGCCGAGGAGTCCTACAAGGCCTCCGAAGCCACCATCGGACGCGACCTGATCGACGCCGTTCTGCAGGCGAAGTAA
- a CDS encoding sugar phosphate isomerase/epimerase family protein, translating to MKRLFSLSYLTLECGPVETVEHAAAAGYDLAGVRMIPAVDGGRAFPLFAEPGLLSDTIARSRDTGVGILDVEIARIDGRNSVEDWLPMLEAAARVGARTVIAAGDDPQRSRMTDTFAVLCAAAARFGLTVNLEFTPWTALCDARMALEVVEASGADNAEVLIDTIHVARSATTLADLRAIPASRMSYVQICDAPAGIPASREELLFTARQERLLPGEGGVDIEEQVAALPAGLIVSVEIPSHARIASLGAREWARRTLDVSRDAMRRFDAARQQPARHPA from the coding sequence ATGAAGAGACTTTTTTCCCTTTCCTATCTTACGCTTGAGTGCGGTCCGGTCGAGACGGTCGAGCATGCCGCGGCGGCGGGGTACGACCTCGCCGGGGTCCGGATGATCCCGGCCGTGGACGGCGGCCGCGCGTTCCCGCTGTTTGCCGAACCGGGGTTGCTGTCCGACACGATCGCACGATCCCGCGACACCGGCGTCGGCATCCTGGACGTCGAGATCGCGCGCATCGACGGGCGCAACAGCGTGGAGGACTGGCTGCCGATGCTCGAGGCCGCGGCCCGCGTCGGTGCCCGGACCGTGATCGCGGCCGGCGACGATCCGCAGCGTTCGCGCATGACCGACACCTTCGCCGTGCTCTGCGCCGCGGCGGCGCGCTTCGGGCTGACGGTGAACCTGGAATTCACGCCCTGGACGGCGCTGTGCGACGCGCGGATGGCGCTCGAGGTGGTCGAGGCGTCCGGCGCGGACAATGCGGAGGTGCTGATCGACACCATCCACGTCGCCCGCTCCGCGACGACGCTCGCCGACCTTCGGGCCATCCCGGCCTCGCGCATGAGCTACGTCCAGATATGCGACGCGCCGGCCGGTATTCCGGCAAGCCGCGAGGAACTGCTGTTCACCGCCCGGCAGGAGCGCCTGCTGCCCGGCGAGGGCGGCGTCGACATCGAGGAGCAGGTCGCGGCCCTGCCGGCGGGGCTGATCGTCAGCGTCGAGATTCCGAGCCACGCCCGCATCGCTTCTCTCGGTGCACGGGAATGGGCGCGCCGCACGCTCGACGTCTCGCGCGACGCGATGAGGCGTTTCGATGCCGCCCGCCAACAGCCAGCACGGCATCCGGCCTAG
- a CDS encoding M24 family metallopeptidase — protein sequence METNPVVAPTRLPFDAALLDALMDDARLDVLVVTSKHNVQYLLGGYRFFMFDTMDAIGLSRYLPILVYPRGAPDKAAYIANPNERYEQESRGFWPATIIARARGTTDAMRFCIDHLRAIGADRGRIGVEAGFLPADAWALMARDLGSATLGDCVEVMESLRAVKTPAELALLRSASERIERSMLETFASVAPGQTKARIAETLRQREVANGLVFDYCLITTGRSLNRAPSADTIGDGDILSLDSGGNLGGYIGDICRMGILGEPTAELVDALDRIDDIQQAARAAVAAGRQGADVFAAVAGRLATPREGALSFVAHGMGLVSHEAPRLMADGPIPYPAAHRDRPLAAGMVLSIETIWQHPRLGFLKLEDTVAVTPEGCEGFGDAHRGWNRAGA from the coding sequence ATGGAGACCAACCCGGTCGTGGCGCCGACGCGGCTGCCCTTCGACGCCGCGCTGCTCGACGCGCTGATGGACGATGCCAGGCTCGACGTGCTCGTCGTGACGTCGAAGCACAATGTGCAGTATCTGCTCGGCGGCTACCGCTTCTTCATGTTCGACACCATGGATGCCATCGGACTCAGCCGCTATCTCCCCATCCTGGTCTACCCCAGGGGCGCGCCCGACAAGGCCGCCTACATCGCCAATCCGAACGAGCGCTACGAGCAGGAAAGCCGCGGCTTCTGGCCTGCGACGATCATTGCCCGGGCGCGCGGCACGACCGACGCGATGCGTTTCTGCATCGACCATCTGCGCGCCATCGGGGCGGACCGGGGCCGCATCGGCGTCGAGGCCGGCTTCCTGCCGGCCGACGCCTGGGCGCTGATGGCGCGCGACCTCGGTTCCGCGACGCTCGGCGACTGCGTGGAGGTGATGGAGAGCCTGCGCGCGGTCAAGACGCCCGCCGAGCTCGCCCTTCTCCGATCGGCGTCCGAGCGCATCGAGCGGTCGATGCTGGAGACGTTCGCGTCCGTCGCGCCGGGACAGACCAAGGCACGGATCGCCGAGACCCTGCGGCAGCGCGAGGTGGCGAACGGGCTGGTGTTCGACTACTGCCTGATCACCACGGGCCGCAGCCTGAACCGCGCGCCTTCGGCCGACACGATCGGCGACGGCGACATCCTGTCGCTCGATTCGGGCGGCAATCTCGGCGGCTACATCGGCGACATCTGCCGCATGGGCATCCTCGGCGAGCCGACGGCGGAGCTCGTCGACGCGCTGGACCGTATCGACGACATCCAGCAGGCGGCGCGCGCCGCGGTCGCCGCCGGCCGGCAGGGCGCGGACGTCTTCGCCGCGGTCGCCGGCCGCCTGGCGACACCGCGAGAGGGCGCGCTGAGCTTCGTTGCGCATGGCATGGGCCTCGTCAGCCACGAGGCGCCGCGCCTGATGGCCGACGGGCCGATTCCCTATCCCGCGGCGCATCGCGACCGGCCGCTGGCGGCAGGCATGGTGCTGTCGATCGAGACCATATGGCAGCATCCGCGCCTCGGCTTCCTGAAGCTCGAGGACACCGTCGCGGTGACGCCGGAGGGGTGCGAAGGCTTCGGCGACGCTCATCGCGGCTGGAACCGCGCTGGCGCATAG
- a CDS encoding type II 3-dehydroquinate dehydratase — protein sequence MTTAPVFVLNGPNLNRLGTREPEIYGRTTLAQVEAMCRAAAGGMPVEFRQSNREGDIIDWVHEAIDRPAAGIVINPAAFSFTSIAILDALKMFPRPIIELHISNIHRREEIYHRSLVSRVATAVIAGLGPSGYGIAITAMRELVGVDAAAGPASGTDDRAPAGDRP from the coding sequence ATGACGACCGCACCAGTCTTCGTCCTCAACGGCCCCAACCTCAACCGCCTGGGCACCCGCGAGCCCGAGATCTACGGCAGGACAACGCTGGCGCAGGTCGAGGCCATGTGCCGCGCGGCGGCGGGTGGCATGCCCGTGGAATTCCGGCAGTCGAACCGGGAAGGCGACATCATCGACTGGGTGCATGAGGCGATCGACCGCCCCGCGGCCGGCATCGTCATCAACCCGGCGGCGTTCAGCTTTACCTCGATCGCCATCCTCGATGCGCTGAAGATGTTTCCGCGCCCGATCATCGAGCTGCACATCTCCAACATCCACCGCCGTGAGGAGATCTACCACCGCTCGCTGGTCTCCCGTGTCGCCACCGCCGTGATCGCCGGGCTGGGACCGAGCGGCTATGGCATCGCGATCACGGCCATGCGGGAACTGGTCGGCGTCGATGCGGCGGCCGGGCCGGCGAGCGGCACGGACGACCGCGCTCCGGCCGGGGACCGGCCCTGA
- a CDS encoding ribokinase — protein MKPIVVLGVFVADTAYRAARQPRLGETILGSGFSLGPGGKGSNQAVAIGKLGAPVTMLTRLGADDFAAMAMNTWEAAGVTPRVIVTPESYTGAAYIFLEEATGNNAIIVSPGAARLISPADIAANRDLIEGASVFVTQLEQPIEAAHAALAVAKGAGVVTILNTAPAAPLPDAIYPLCDYMTPNETEAGDMTGIAVVTLDDARRAGDVLLARGVGMAAITLGERGALVHGKGVSEVVPAYSAGPVLETTGAGDAFNGGFAVGLARGLPPVEAARFGCAVAGISVTRRGTAPAMPSLDEAEALYGSRLPR, from the coding sequence ATGAAACCCATCGTCGTCCTCGGCGTCTTCGTCGCCGACACCGCCTACCGCGCCGCCCGCCAGCCGCGCCTGGGCGAGACCATCCTCGGCAGCGGCTTCTCGCTCGGGCCCGGCGGCAAGGGCTCCAACCAGGCCGTGGCCATCGGCAAGCTCGGGGCTCCCGTCACGATGCTGACGCGCCTCGGCGCCGACGATTTCGCGGCCATGGCGATGAACACCTGGGAGGCGGCCGGCGTCACGCCGCGCGTCATCGTCACGCCGGAGAGCTACACCGGCGCCGCCTACATCTTCCTGGAGGAGGCGACCGGCAACAACGCCATCATCGTCAGCCCCGGCGCCGCGCGGCTGATCTCGCCGGCCGACATCGCGGCCAACCGCGACCTGATCGAGGGCGCGTCCGTCTTCGTCACCCAGCTCGAGCAGCCCATCGAGGCGGCGCATGCCGCACTCGCCGTCGCGAAGGGCGCGGGCGTCGTCACCATCCTCAACACCGCGCCCGCCGCGCCGCTGCCCGATGCGATCTACCCGCTCTGCGACTACATGACCCCCAACGAGACCGAGGCCGGGGACATGACGGGCATCGCGGTCGTCACGCTCGACGATGCGCGCCGGGCCGGCGACGTGCTCCTGGCGCGCGGCGTCGGCATGGCGGCGATCACGCTCGGCGAGCGCGGCGCGCTCGTGCACGGCAAGGGCGTTTCCGAAGTCGTCCCGGCCTATTCCGCAGGGCCGGTGCTGGAGACGACCGGGGCGGGCGACGCCTTCAACGGCGGCTTCGCCGTCGGTCTGGCGCGCGGCCTGCCGCCGGTCGAGGCCGCCCGCTTCGGCTGCGCCGTTGCCGGCATCTCCGTCACCCGCCGTGGGACGGCACCCGCCATGCCGTCTCTCGACGAGGCCGAAGCGCTCTACGGGTCCCGCCTGCCCCGCTGA
- a CDS encoding RbsD/FucU family protein, which translates to MLKGIDPLLNADVLRALRAMGHGDDLIVADTNFPSDSVARQTVLGTVLRIDAPAARAVRAILSVYPLDTFVDDAAARMEVVGAPAEILPVAAEVQAEIDAAEGRSWPMISVERYAFYERAKKAYCVIQTHERRFYGCFAFRKGVIAPDA; encoded by the coding sequence ATGCTGAAGGGTATCGACCCGCTTCTCAATGCCGACGTGCTTCGCGCCCTGCGCGCGATGGGGCACGGCGACGACCTGATCGTCGCCGACACCAACTTCCCCTCCGATTCCGTCGCGCGGCAGACGGTCCTCGGCACGGTGCTGCGCATCGACGCGCCGGCCGCCCGCGCCGTGCGGGCGATCCTGTCGGTCTATCCGCTCGACACCTTCGTCGACGATGCCGCCGCCCGCATGGAGGTGGTCGGCGCGCCGGCCGAGATCCTGCCCGTCGCCGCCGAGGTCCAGGCCGAGATCGACGCCGCCGAGGGCAGGTCCTGGCCGATGATCTCGGTCGAGCGCTACGCCTTCTACGAACGGGCCAAGAAGGCCTACTGCGTCATCCAGACCCACGAACGCCGCTTCTACGGCTGCTTCGCCTTCCGCAAGGGCGTGATCGCGCCGGACGCCTGA
- a CDS encoding ABC transporter ATP-binding protein, which produces MAKVVVRDVRKAYEALEVLHGVSIDIPDGEFVVLVGPSGCGKSTLLRMIAGLEGITSGTIEIGGRVVNHLAPAERDIAMVFQNYALYPHKTVRQNMAFALKLRRLDRAEIAARVNRAAAILGLEPYLDRYPRQLSGGQRQRVAMGRAIVRDPQVFLFDEPLSNLDAKLRVNMRTEIKELHQRLKVTTVYVTHDQVEAMTMADRIVVMQGGHVEQIGAPLDLFDRPVNTFVAGFLGSPAMNLLDGVASGAGVTVGDLALPVPAGTALAAGRKVTCGVRPEHFDLSPDGFEATVSVVEPTGSETLVFVRHGATELTALFRERHVIRPGDVIRLRPRAELVHVFDRETGRRI; this is translated from the coding sequence ATGGCCAAGGTTGTCGTCCGCGACGTTCGCAAGGCGTACGAGGCACTCGAAGTCCTCCACGGCGTGTCCATCGACATCCCCGACGGCGAGTTCGTCGTCCTCGTCGGTCCGTCGGGCTGCGGCAAGTCCACGCTCCTGCGCATGATCGCGGGGCTGGAGGGCATCACCTCCGGCACCATCGAGATCGGCGGCCGCGTGGTCAACCATCTCGCGCCGGCCGAGCGCGACATCGCGATGGTGTTCCAGAACTACGCGCTCTACCCGCACAAGACCGTGCGCCAGAACATGGCCTTCGCCCTGAAGCTGCGCCGGCTCGACCGCGCCGAGATCGCCGCGCGGGTGAACCGGGCGGCGGCGATCCTCGGCCTCGAGCCGTATCTCGACCGCTATCCGCGCCAGCTGTCGGGCGGCCAGCGCCAGCGCGTGGCCATGGGCCGCGCCATCGTGCGCGACCCGCAGGTGTTCCTGTTCGACGAGCCGCTGTCGAACCTCGACGCCAAGCTGCGCGTCAACATGCGCACCGAGATCAAGGAACTGCACCAGCGGCTCAAGGTCACCACCGTCTACGTGACGCACGACCAGGTCGAGGCCATGACCATGGCCGACCGGATCGTCGTCATGCAGGGCGGCCATGTCGAGCAGATCGGCGCGCCGCTCGACCTGTTCGACCGTCCCGTCAACACCTTCGTCGCCGGCTTCCTCGGCTCGCCCGCCATGAACCTGCTCGACGGCGTGGCCTCGGGCGCGGGCGTGACGGTCGGCGACCTCGCGCTGCCGGTGCCGGCGGGGACCGCACTCGCGGCGGGCCGCAAGGTCACCTGCGGCGTCCGTCCCGAACATTTCGACCTTTCGCCGGACGGCTTCGAGGCGACGGTCTCCGTGGTCGAGCCGACCGGCTCGGAGACGCTCGTCTTCGTGCGCCACGGCGCGACCGAACTCACGGCCCTGTTCCGCGAGCGCCACGTCATCCGTCCGGGCGACGTGATCCGCCTCAGGCCGCGGGCCGAGCTGGTGCACGTGTTCGATCGCGAGACGGGCCGGCGCATCTGA
- a CDS encoding extracellular solute-binding protein, whose translation MRVEVYAELMARHASRRSILRGLASTAAVAALSPSMLAATTPQARAQADLRKQILAIPGVGKGSPTDADWQKVGELCLAATKASVKEGEFAGVELTFMGLNNQNLHNFLFRGFLRPWEAYTGAKINWIDLAQADYNARLQQSIATGTVDFDILEMGAPFEGDTAGKGLLDEMPDWVPALIEADDLVNYLKAPVGTWAGKSYRITIDGDCHTFAYRKDYFGEGSISGMANPPKTWEEVNAASKALVGKTDPLTGQPAHGFLDPLKGWGGFGFYFLEDRATAYAKHPDDPAWLFDPETMKPRVNNPAFVRAIQEVMDLIATPGAYPADQINADPGTTAFSQFLAGTGSMLTWWGDVGSSARTSDTSVVGDVTGFGILPGANQVYNSRTGAWEDKYNEAPNMAYIGWGIYVTSRVSGDEKRRKAAWSAAAHLGGKDLSLWTAAYPSGFQPYRNSHFDFAEWEAAGYDRAYVEDYLGSNADSYNHPNAAIEPRIPGIFQYYSIAEDELAKGYAGQYKSAQETADAIAAAWEKLTDQIGRDSQIALYKASLGM comes from the coding sequence ATGAGAGTGGAAGTCTATGCCGAGCTGATGGCGCGCCACGCGAGCCGTCGGTCGATCCTTCGCGGCCTGGCCAGCACGGCCGCCGTGGCGGCCCTGTCGCCGTCGATGCTTGCGGCGACGACGCCGCAGGCGCGCGCCCAGGCCGATCTCCGCAAGCAGATTCTCGCCATTCCCGGCGTCGGCAAGGGCTCGCCGACGGACGCGGACTGGCAGAAGGTCGGCGAGCTCTGCCTCGCCGCCACCAAGGCGTCGGTGAAGGAAGGTGAGTTCGCGGGCGTCGAGCTGACCTTCATGGGGCTCAACAACCAGAACCTGCACAATTTCCTGTTCCGCGGCTTCCTGCGGCCTTGGGAGGCCTATACCGGCGCCAAGATCAACTGGATCGACCTCGCCCAGGCCGACTACAATGCGCGCCTGCAGCAGTCGATCGCGACCGGCACGGTCGATTTCGACATCCTGGAGATGGGCGCGCCCTTCGAGGGCGACACCGCCGGCAAGGGCCTGCTCGACGAGATGCCCGACTGGGTGCCGGCCCTGATCGAGGCCGACGACCTCGTGAACTACCTCAAGGCGCCGGTCGGCACCTGGGCGGGCAAGAGCTACCGCATCACCATCGACGGCGACTGCCACACCTTCGCCTACCGCAAGGACTATTTCGGCGAGGGCTCGATCTCGGGCATGGCCAATCCGCCCAAGACCTGGGAGGAGGTCAACGCCGCCTCGAAGGCGCTCGTCGGCAAGACCGACCCGCTGACCGGCCAGCCCGCGCACGGCTTCCTCGACCCGCTGAAGGGCTGGGGCGGCTTCGGCTTCTACTTCCTGGAGGATCGCGCGACCGCCTATGCCAAGCATCCGGACGATCCGGCCTGGCTGTTCGATCCCGAGACGATGAAGCCGCGCGTCAACAACCCGGCCTTCGTCCGCGCCATCCAGGAGGTCATGGACCTGATCGCGACGCCGGGCGCCTATCCGGCCGACCAGATCAACGCCGATCCGGGCACGACCGCCTTCTCGCAGTTCCTCGCCGGCACCGGCTCGATGCTGACCTGGTGGGGCGACGTCGGCTCGTCGGCCCGCACCTCCGACACCTCGGTGGTGGGCGACGTCACCGGCTTCGGCATCCTGCCTGGCGCCAACCAGGTCTACAATTCCAGGACCGGCGCCTGGGAGGACAAGTACAACGAGGCCCCGAACATGGCCTATATCGGCTGGGGCATCTACGTGACGTCGCGGGTCTCCGGTGACGAGAAGAGGCGCAAGGCCGCCTGGTCGGCCGCCGCGCATCTCGGCGGCAAGGACCTCTCCTTGTGGACGGCTGCCTATCCGTCCGGCTTCCAGCCCTACCGCAATTCGCATTTCGACTTCGCGGAGTGGGAGGCGGCCGGCTACGACCGTGCCTATGTCGAGGACTATCTCGGCTCGAACGCCGACAGCTACAACCACCCGAACGCCGCCATCGAGCCGCGCATCCCCGGCATCTTCCAGTACTACTCGATCGCCGAGGACGAACTGGCGAAGGGCTATGCGGGCCAGTACAAGTCGGCGCAGGAGACCGCCGACGCGATCGCGGCGGCCTGGGAGAAGCTGACCGACCAGATCGGCCGCGACAGCCAGATCGCGCTCTACAAGGCCTCGCTCGGCATGTGA
- a CDS encoding carbohydrate ABC transporter permease — MAENPVLNYGETTPGRRRLGRSIVWGATALLTLTALYQTLFALGATSSGFASWRPVLYAYGLWGVALGVAQVVAHGEQGKRALFILPAVLFTVAMVIFPTLFGFYIALTDWNLASQDGMRFNGLANVRQMLADPFFRNALGNMVFYVAMVLVEYVIAFGLALLLNAQIRARKFFRVAFLLPLMLSPVAVSWMIGKSMMEVRFGPLANFLKWLGVESPSFFGSPWIAKLSIQAMDAWTFIPFMMIMLLAGLQALPKDVTEAAQVDGANAWQTFWGVTFPLMIPVSITAIVLRIIFKLKIADIIINVTAGGPGGATDSVTSFIFREYRDRSNVGYGTMLAMTYLILIILFITLLLKLVNRWRRSFA, encoded by the coding sequence GTGGCCGAGAACCCTGTCCTCAACTACGGCGAGACGACGCCCGGCCGCAGGCGGCTCGGCCGTTCCATCGTCTGGGGCGCGACCGCGCTGCTTACGCTCACGGCGCTCTACCAGACCCTCTTCGCGCTCGGCGCCACGAGTTCGGGCTTCGCGTCGTGGCGCCCGGTGCTCTACGCCTACGGCCTGTGGGGCGTGGCACTCGGCGTGGCCCAGGTCGTGGCCCATGGCGAGCAGGGCAAGCGCGCGCTGTTCATCCTGCCGGCGGTGCTGTTCACCGTCGCCATGGTCATCTTCCCGACCCTGTTCGGCTTCTACATCGCGCTCACCGACTGGAACCTCGCCAGCCAGGACGGCATGCGGTTCAACGGGCTCGCCAATGTCCGGCAGATGCTCGCCGACCCCTTCTTCCGCAACGCGCTCGGCAACATGGTGTTCTACGTCGCCATGGTGCTCGTCGAATACGTGATCGCCTTCGGCCTGGCGCTGCTGCTCAACGCCCAGATCCGCGCCCGCAAGTTCTTCCGCGTCGCCTTCCTGCTGCCGCTGATGCTGTCGCCGGTCGCGGTGTCCTGGATGATCGGCAAGTCGATGATGGAGGTCCGCTTCGGCCCGCTCGCCAATTTCCTGAAGTGGCTCGGGGTCGAGTCGCCGTCCTTCTTCGGCAGTCCCTGGATCGCCAAGCTGTCGATCCAGGCCATGGACGCCTGGACCTTCATCCCCTTCATGATGATCATGCTTCTGGCGGGACTGCAGGCGCTGCCCAAGGACGTCACCGAAGCGGCGCAGGTGGACGGCGCCAACGCCTGGCAGACCTTCTGGGGCGTCACCTTCCCGCTGATGATCCCGGTCTCCATCACCGCCATCGTGCTGCGCATCATCTTCAAGCTGAAGATCGCCGACATCATCATCAACGTCACCGCGGGCGGGCCGGGCGGCGCGACCGACAGCGTCACGAGCTTCATCTTCCGCGAGTATCGCGACCGCTCCAACGTCGGCTACGGCACCATGCTGGCGATGACCTATCTCATCCTCATCATCCTGTTCATCACGCTGCTGCTGAAGCTCGTGAACCGCTGGCGCAGGAGCTTCGCATGA
- a CDS encoding carbohydrate ABC transporter permease, translating to MPAGERARWWLGRTAIYTALIVWTVVCLFPIYWTLTTSFKAAPNVMRGDLVPWLDYAIDWRGWRSIGLSPDTIFQTSTVRDEFMKRFMNSLVVSLGASALAIVIGSLAAYGLTRFRYRWLWLRNADISFFFLSQMILPPVVLALPFLVLYRELDLRDTLAGLVMLYTLMVLPIVIWIMRDQFDAIPVELEEAALVDGLSTWGAFFAIVLPIALPGMVAAFVLSMILCWNEYFFAALLASTNSSTLPVMVASQTGSQGISWWSMAALSTAAILPLIVVAIALERYIIKGMTAGAVK from the coding sequence ATGCCGGCCGGCGAGCGCGCCCGCTGGTGGCTCGGGCGCACGGCGATCTACACGGCCCTGATCGTCTGGACCGTCGTCTGCCTGTTTCCGATCTACTGGACGCTGACGACCTCGTTCAAGGCGGCGCCGAACGTGATGCGGGGCGACCTCGTCCCGTGGCTCGACTATGCCATCGACTGGCGCGGCTGGCGCTCGATCGGCCTGTCGCCGGACACGATCTTCCAGACGTCGACGGTGCGCGACGAGTTCATGAAGCGGTTCATGAACTCGCTCGTCGTGTCGCTCGGCGCCTCGGCGCTGGCGATCGTCATCGGCTCGCTCGCCGCCTACGGCCTGACGCGCTTCCGGTACCGCTGGCTGTGGCTGCGCAACGCCGACATCTCGTTCTTCTTCCTGTCGCAGATGATCCTGCCGCCGGTCGTGCTGGCGCTGCCGTTCCTGGTGCTCTACCGGGAGCTCGACCTGCGCGACACGCTGGCGGGGCTCGTCATGCTCTACACGCTGATGGTGCTGCCGATCGTCATCTGGATCATGCGCGACCAGTTCGACGCGATTCCCGTGGAGCTGGAGGAGGCGGCGCTGGTCGACGGGCTGTCGACCTGGGGGGCCTTCTTCGCCATCGTGCTGCCGATCGCGCTGCCGGGCATGGTGGCGGCCTTCGTCTTGTCGATGATCCTGTGCTGGAACGAGTATTTCTTCGCCGCGTTGCTCGCTTCCACCAACTCCTCCACCCTGCCGGTGATGGTGGCGAGCCAGACCGGCAGCCAAGGCATCTCCTGGTGGTCCATGGCGGCGCTGTCGACGGCGGCGATCCTGCCGCTGATCGTCGTGGCGATCGCGCTGGAACGCTACATCATCAAGGGCATGACGGCCGGCGCGGTGAAGTGA
- a CDS encoding amidohydrolase family protein, with protein sequence MLVDAHQHYWNPARGDYFWMPKGDPVLDRIYRPHDLDPQLKAAGIDKTVLVQAAPTVAETEYLLGIADASDSVAKVVGWVDFENRADLRHLERLKAHPKFAGVRPMIQDIPDVDWMLRPDVRWAFDALVDLDLTFDALGFSRHLDNFLTLFARHPGLRVVVDHCMKPQIRDHATAADEFARWSAGMRRIARETPALCKLSGLVTEDGEGWTAARLRPYAELVLDAFGPRRVMWGSDWPVCRLRCEHGTWLATARTLTADLAPAERADIFGGTAARFYGMT encoded by the coding sequence ATGCTCGTCGATGCCCATCAGCATTACTGGAACCCGGCGCGCGGTGACTATTTCTGGATGCCGAAGGGAGACCCGGTTCTCGACCGGATCTACAGGCCGCACGATCTCGATCCGCAGCTGAAGGCCGCGGGCATCGACAAGACCGTGCTCGTACAGGCGGCGCCGACGGTCGCCGAGACGGAATACCTGCTCGGCATCGCCGACGCGTCCGACAGCGTCGCCAAGGTCGTCGGCTGGGTGGATTTCGAGAACCGCGCCGACCTGCGCCACCTCGAGCGGCTGAAGGCGCATCCGAAGTTCGCCGGGGTCCGCCCGATGATCCAGGACATCCCGGATGTCGACTGGATGCTGCGCCCCGACGTGCGGTGGGCCTTCGACGCCCTCGTCGACCTCGACCTGACCTTCGACGCGCTCGGCTTCTCGCGCCATCTCGACAATTTCCTCACGCTGTTCGCCCGCCACCCGGGGCTGCGCGTCGTCGTCGACCACTGCATGAAGCCGCAGATCCGCGACCACGCGACGGCGGCGGACGAGTTCGCGCGCTGGTCGGCCGGGATGAGGCGCATCGCCCGGGAGACGCCGGCGCTCTGCAAGCTCTCCGGGCTCGTCACCGAGGACGGCGAGGGCTGGACAGCCGCGCGGCTGCGGCCCTATGCCGAGCTCGTCCTCGACGCCTTCGGCCCGCGGCGCGTGATGTGGGGCTCGGACTGGCCGGTGTGCCGGCTGCGCTGCGAGCACGGCACCTGGCTCGCCACGGCCCGGACGCTTACGGCCGACCTCGCGCCCGCCGAGCGGGCGGACATCTTCGGCGGCACGGCGGCGCGCTTCTACGGCATGACCTGA